A stretch of the Simiduia curdlanivorans genome encodes the following:
- a CDS encoding DUF1365 domain-containing protein: protein MDVQLASGIYIGLLQHARWKPTLHQFSYSVFMAYVDLDEIPTLCSRSRFWSCQGFAPFWIRRQDYFGNPELSLKQAVIEKVQQSLGFVPTGPIRMLTNPRCFGLRMNPITLFYVFDASGTKLDAILAEVTNTPWDNRHVYSIDYRQQAMEQPQEFSKALHVSPFMQMQQKYRLKSNLPDKGLRIRLQNIAVSDAMQREELGKDRKTFEATLQLSRAECTSAVLNSMMWRFPWMTAKVLGGIYWQALKLWLKGARFYNSPKQNNQQEKFVNDVEQRL from the coding sequence ATGGACGTGCAGCTGGCGAGCGGTATTTACATTGGGCTACTTCAGCACGCGCGCTGGAAACCAACGTTGCACCAGTTTTCTTACTCGGTGTTTATGGCCTATGTGGATCTGGATGAAATTCCTACCTTGTGCTCGCGCTCCAGGTTTTGGTCTTGCCAAGGCTTCGCGCCCTTTTGGATTCGCCGACAAGATTATTTCGGCAACCCGGAACTCAGCCTAAAACAGGCCGTGATTGAAAAAGTGCAACAGAGCTTGGGCTTCGTTCCCACTGGGCCTATTCGCATGTTAACCAACCCGCGCTGTTTCGGTTTGCGCATGAACCCCATCACGTTGTTTTATGTGTTCGATGCCAGCGGCACCAAACTCGATGCTATTCTCGCCGAAGTCACTAATACCCCGTGGGATAACCGCCATGTGTACAGCATTGATTATCGCCAGCAAGCTATGGAGCAGCCGCAAGAGTTTAGCAAGGCGCTGCATGTATCACCCTTTATGCAGATGCAGCAAAAATATCGCCTAAAGAGCAATCTACCCGATAAAGGCCTCCGTATACGTCTACAGAACATAGCTGTATCAGACGCTATGCAGAGGGAAGAGCTGGGTAAAGATAGAAAAACCTTCGAAGCTACATTGCAACTATCGCGCGCGGAATGCACCAGCGCTGTGTTGAATAGTATGATGTGGCGCTTTCCGTGGATGACCGCGAAGGTATTGGGCGGCATTTATTGGCAAGCCTTAAAACTGTGGTTAAAAGGCGCAAGGTTTTATAACAGCCCAAAACAGAATAATCAGCAAGAAAAATTCGTAAATGATGTTGAACAGAGACTATGA
- a CDS encoding NAD(P)/FAD-dependent oxidoreductase, with protein MKIAIIGSGISSLTAAYLLHDRHEVTVFEADDRIGGHTATKQINYQGESHNIDTGFIVYNDWTYPNFIRLMTQLGVQSRPAEMSYSVTDELSKLEYSGTNLNSLFAQRSNLISPRFWSMLRDIMRFNRESVAHWRQGKIPAQQSLREYLVENRYGKLFTHQYLVPMGAAIWSSGDQVMLDFPVEFFIRFFNNHGLLSVNNRPQWRTLVGGSQAYLEPLTKGFAQNIKLNTRIAAIERQDQGVNIRFDSGEVERFDQVVIGTHSDQALKLLGDASQAEIETLSAIPYQPNEVVLHTDTSVLPERKLAWSSWNSRLLQQQHEKPVLTYNMNILQGLKSQHTFCVTLNHTAAIDPDKILGVYHYDHPEFTVPGVAAQARWADINGRNNTWFCGAYWANGFHEDGVNSGIRVATALGAKW; from the coding sequence GTGAAGATTGCGATTATTGGTAGCGGTATTTCAAGTTTAACAGCGGCGTATCTGCTGCACGATAGGCACGAGGTTACCGTGTTCGAAGCGGATGATCGCATCGGCGGTCACACGGCCACCAAGCAGATTAATTACCAAGGTGAATCGCACAATATTGATACCGGTTTTATTGTCTACAATGATTGGACTTATCCCAATTTTATTCGTCTTATGACCCAGTTAGGTGTGCAGTCACGGCCCGCTGAAATGAGCTACAGCGTCACCGATGAGTTATCCAAACTCGAATACAGTGGTACAAACTTAAATTCTCTGTTCGCCCAGCGCAGCAATTTAATCAGCCCGCGTTTTTGGTCGATGTTGCGCGATATCATGCGGTTTAATCGCGAGTCTGTGGCCCATTGGCGGCAGGGTAAAATACCCGCGCAGCAAAGCTTACGCGAATATTTAGTGGAAAATCGTTACGGTAAACTGTTTACCCATCAGTACTTAGTACCTATGGGTGCGGCTATCTGGTCCTCGGGTGATCAGGTGATGTTAGATTTTCCGGTTGAGTTCTTTATTCGCTTCTTCAATAACCACGGCCTGCTCAGCGTTAATAATCGGCCGCAGTGGCGCACGCTCGTCGGTGGCTCACAGGCCTATCTCGAGCCATTAACCAAGGGCTTTGCGCAAAACATAAAATTAAACACCCGTATTGCCGCCATTGAACGCCAAGATCAGGGCGTAAACATTCGTTTTGACAGCGGCGAGGTTGAGCGTTTCGATCAGGTTGTTATTGGTACCCATAGCGATCAAGCGTTAAAGCTGTTGGGCGATGCGAGTCAAGCGGAAATCGAAACTTTAAGTGCCATACCTTACCAGCCCAATGAAGTGGTACTGCACACAGATACAAGTGTCTTGCCAGAGCGAAAATTAGCTTGGTCTAGTTGGAATAGCCGCCTACTGCAACAACAGCATGAAAAACCGGTGTTGACCTACAATATGAATATTTTGCAGGGGCTTAAATCACAACATACCTTTTGCGTCACCCTAAACCACACGGCGGCGATTGATCCCGATAAAATTTTGGGCGTCTATCACTATGATCACCCGGAATTTACCGTCCCCGGTGTTGCCGCTCAGGCCCGTTGGGCCGATATTAACGGTCGCAACAACACTTGGTTTTGCGGCGCTTACTGGGCCAATGGTTTTCACGAGGATGGCGTTAACAGCGGCATTCGCGTCGCCACAGCCTTAGGGGCAAAGTGGTAA
- a CDS encoding SDR family NAD(P)-dependent oxidoreductase, with translation MITGKIIWLTGASSGIGRDLLVKLLRAGNQVIASARSADAFTEIKAEFPHLLTPLTCDVGSSESMATAKAKLQSITDSLDMVILNAGCCEYVDLPAFEPQLFERVFATNFQGVVNCLAIALPLLRANSRSKAQANVQSRAQVVAVSSLSTVLPFPRAEAYGASKAALDYFIATLRLDLKAFNVDVTLVQPGFVATPLTEKNDFPMPGLISSERAADEIIWASEKRKKLHRFPRRLAWPLLLLRSLGPVWERWVAPALIRKPPTLY, from the coding sequence ATGATTACAGGTAAAATCATTTGGCTCACCGGTGCCTCAAGCGGTATTGGGCGCGACTTGTTGGTTAAACTGTTGCGCGCCGGCAACCAAGTCATTGCCTCGGCCCGCAGTGCCGATGCCTTTACCGAGATTAAAGCCGAGTTTCCGCACTTGCTCACGCCGCTGACTTGCGATGTGGGTAGTTCCGAATCCATGGCGACTGCCAAGGCTAAATTGCAGTCCATCACCGATTCTCTCGACATGGTGATACTCAATGCCGGCTGCTGTGAATATGTCGATTTACCGGCCTTTGAGCCGCAACTGTTTGAGCGGGTATTTGCCACAAACTTTCAGGGTGTAGTGAACTGTTTGGCTATTGCTTTGCCGCTGTTACGTGCTAATTCTCGCAGTAAAGCCCAAGCCAACGTGCAAAGCCGAGCCCAAGTGGTTGCTGTGTCGAGCCTTTCCACCGTTTTGCCATTTCCTCGCGCCGAAGCTTATGGCGCCTCCAAGGCAGCGCTGGATTATTTTATTGCCACACTGCGCCTTGATCTCAAAGCCTTCAATGTCGATGTAACCCTAGTGCAGCCGGGTTTTGTAGCCACGCCATTGACGGAAAAAAATGATTTCCCCATGCCCGGGCTTATTTCCAGTGAGCGCGCCGCCGATGAAATTATCTGGGCCAGTGAAAAACGTAAGAAACTGCACCGCTTTCCTCGACGCTTGGCCTGGCCCTTGCTGCTATTGCGCAGCCTTGGCCCCGTGTGGGAGCGCTGGGTGGCACCGGCATTAATAAGAAAACCGCCGACGCTGTATTAA
- a CDS encoding nuclear transport factor 2 family protein — protein sequence MPVIERFKACYATFDSRSLSQLSSVYANDAVFIDPIHKVVGLNQISAYFTDMCTNLVSCRFIYLDQARQNDCVFIQWQMAYQHKTLAGGREVVVPGVTRLKVADDLIVEHEDFYDMGAMVYEKIPLFGRVISWLRKRLATAGHDLNSQPLSASK from the coding sequence ATGCCAGTGATAGAGCGGTTTAAAGCCTGCTACGCAACCTTTGATAGCCGCAGCTTAAGTCAACTGAGCAGCGTCTATGCTAACGATGCTGTCTTTATTGACCCTATCCATAAAGTGGTAGGGCTAAACCAAATTAGTGCCTACTTCACGGATATGTGTACCAACTTGGTGTCTTGCCGCTTTATCTACTTAGACCAAGCGCGGCAAAATGACTGCGTGTTTATTCAATGGCAGATGGCGTATCAGCATAAAACCCTGGCCGGTGGCCGAGAGGTTGTTGTGCCCGGCGTTACTCGTTTGAAAGTGGCCGACGATCTCATTGTTGAGCACGAAGACTTTTACGACATGGGCGCCATGGTGTACGAAAAAATTCCGTTGTTTGGCCGTGTGATTAGCTGGCTGCGCAAGCGACTGGCTACTGCCGGTCACGACCTAAATAGCCAGCCGTTGAGTGCGAGCAAATGA
- a CDS encoding sigma-70 family RNA polymerase sigma factor, protein MNDPSHRDDEWSQLLESVAQERCKKSFAHFFTHFSPLLKGFLIKGSRLNHAQAEELVQEIMIKVWQRAEQFDAKKSSASTWLYTIARNSRIDWLRRQGNAVTEELVADDLYEDETSETPFSLLQHHRQHSHVHDALAGLPDEQALVLRKVYMEGLSHSEVSEDLALPLGTVKSRVRLALKKLQDVIGREVLA, encoded by the coding sequence GTGAACGATCCCTCTCACCGTGACGACGAGTGGAGCCAACTACTAGAAAGCGTCGCGCAGGAACGCTGTAAAAAGTCTTTTGCGCACTTCTTTACCCATTTCTCGCCGTTGCTCAAGGGCTTCCTTATTAAGGGCTCGCGCCTGAACCATGCGCAGGCAGAAGAGTTAGTGCAGGAGATTATGATCAAGGTTTGGCAGCGGGCAGAGCAGTTTGATGCAAAAAAATCTTCCGCTAGCACCTGGCTTTACACCATTGCGCGAAATAGCCGTATCGATTGGCTGCGCCGGCAAGGCAATGCGGTTACCGAAGAGCTAGTAGCGGACGATTTGTACGAGGACGAGACCAGCGAAACACCCTTCTCGCTGTTGCAGCATCATCGCCAGCATAGTCACGTGCACGACGCCCTTGCTGGCCTACCCGATGAGCAAGCCTTGGTGTTGCGCAAGGTCTACATGGAGGGGCTATCCCACTCTGAAGTATCCGAAGACTTAGCACTACCCCTGGGCACCGTGAAATCCCGCGTGCGCCTAGCCTTAAAGAAATTACAAGATGTTATTGGCCGCGAGGTCTTGGCATAA
- a CDS encoding ChrR family anti-sigma-E factor — protein sequence MIKHHPDDNLLVEFSAGTLAFAQSIAVSSHLHFCHHCRRRAERLNSIGANLMNDCDAVAVSDDLLDQVFSKLDQPIKTEAAAPTGHSKMPKVIDKLLAQQGQPRWQFLTPSLDMARLQTGQKEFEVALHRIKAGGSVAEHDHRGTEITLVLDGSFSDETGIYHEGDFLLREAGQVHRPLASRDAPCICLSVVAAPVRMTGKFTRLLNPFLSFRPQ from the coding sequence ATGATTAAACATCACCCAGACGATAATTTGTTAGTTGAATTCAGCGCCGGCACCCTCGCCTTTGCGCAGTCTATTGCGGTGTCTTCCCACTTACATTTTTGCCACCACTGCCGGCGCAGAGCCGAGCGCTTGAATAGCATTGGCGCCAATTTAATGAACGATTGCGACGCTGTGGCCGTGAGTGACGATTTACTCGACCAAGTCTTTAGCAAACTCGATCAGCCAATAAAAACCGAGGCGGCGGCGCCTACCGGGCACTCGAAAATGCCAAAAGTCATCGACAAGCTGCTAGCCCAACAAGGTCAACCGCGCTGGCAATTTTTAACCCCTTCGCTGGATATGGCCAGACTACAGACCGGGCAAAAAGAATTTGAAGTGGCCCTGCATCGCATCAAAGCCGGCGGCAGCGTGGCCGAACACGACCACCGAGGCACGGAAATCACGCTGGTGTTAGACGGCAGTTTTTCAGATGAGACCGGTATCTATCACGAGGGTGACTTTTTGCTGCGCGAGGCCGGCCAAGTTCACCGCCCGCTGGCCAGCCGCGATGCGCCGTGTATTTGTCTTTCAGTGGTAGCGGCGCCGGTGCGCATGACTGGCAAATTCACCCGCCTGCTAAACCCCTTCTTGAGTTTCAGGCCTCAATAG
- a CDS encoding PaaI family thioesterase, which yields MNSNKILSTNDAITEHLKARFPDLPLTFPPACFITMGGEFLHFDPEAKRLRVRFPVKPEFANPMGYMQGGLIVGAIDNTIGPLTFLVAPPSVTTQLTTTYIRPITPDLSHFEVEAVITEQTRRLVFIDAVVYAGDKQLAQARASSMVRERPIEA from the coding sequence ATGAATTCGAACAAAATCCTAAGTACCAATGACGCCATCACTGAGCACCTCAAGGCCAGGTTTCCCGATTTGCCCCTGACCTTTCCGCCCGCTTGCTTTATCACCATGGGCGGCGAGTTTTTACATTTTGATCCAGAGGCTAAACGCTTAAGGGTGCGCTTTCCGGTCAAGCCCGAATTTGCCAACCCCATGGGTTATATGCAGGGCGGTTTGATTGTTGGCGCCATCGATAACACCATTGGCCCGCTAACATTTTTAGTCGCCCCGCCATCGGTGACCACGCAGCTGACCACCACCTACATTCGGCCGATCACCCCGGACTTAAGCCACTTTGAAGTGGAGGCGGTGATCACCGAGCAGACTCGGCGTTTGGTGTTTATCGATGCCGTGGTCTATGCCGGCGATAAGCAACTGGCGCAAGCACGCGCCAGCTCTATGGTGCGGGAGAGGCCTATTGAGGCCTGA